A section of the Elizabethkingia anophelis R26 genome encodes:
- the bshB1 gene encoding bacillithiol biosynthesis deacetylase BshB1 has protein sequence MVKKVDILAIGAHPDDIELSCGGTLAKLISEGKKVAIVDLTQGELGTRGTPEIRHQEATEAARILGVEYRDNLKLKDGFLVNSEEYQLRIVEAIRKYQPEIVLCNALDDRHPDHAKGAKLVSDACFLSGLRRIETSIDGQEQAAWRPKHVFHYIQWKDLQPDFVVDITGFLDKKIECCAAYSSQFYDPNSKEPVTPIATKDFYESITYRAQNLGRQSGVEFAEGFNTAKLIALKNFDGIIC, from the coding sequence ACTTTGGCCAAACTTATTTCTGAAGGGAAAAAAGTGGCTATTGTGGATCTTACACAAGGAGAATTGGGGACAAGAGGTACTCCGGAAATAAGACATCAGGAAGCCACAGAAGCTGCAAGAATCTTAGGTGTTGAATACCGCGATAATCTGAAACTGAAAGATGGTTTTTTAGTAAACTCAGAAGAGTACCAGCTCCGAATTGTAGAAGCTATTCGTAAATATCAACCGGAAATAGTGCTTTGTAACGCACTGGACGATCGACATCCGGATCATGCAAAAGGAGCCAAACTGGTGTCAGATGCATGTTTCCTATCCGGATTAAGAAGAATTGAAACATCTATAGACGGGCAAGAGCAGGCAGCGTGGAGACCAAAGCATGTTTTCCACTATATTCAATGGAAAGATCTTCAGCCGGATTTTGTTGTAGATATCACAGGTTTCTTAGATAAAAAAATTGAATGTTGTGCAGCCTATTCGTCACAATTTTATGACCCAAACTCTAAAGAACCTGTTACTCCTATTGCTACAAAGGACTTTTATGAGAGTATTACATACAGAGCTCAGAACCTGGGAAGACAGAGCGGAGTGGAATTTGCTGAAGGTTTTAACACTGCAAAATTAATTGCATTGAAAAATTTTGACGGAATTATTTGCTAG
- a CDS encoding response regulator transcription factor — protein sequence MNILLIEDEAGVSNFIKKGLEESQHHVTLAYEGAMGLQLAMEQDFDLIILDVILPQVNGFEICSEIKRFKPEIPVLMLTALSTIQDKLKGFDKGADDYLTKPFHFEELLARINALSRRNQNSLPVLTYTADDLVMDCYKKVVKRAGQEITLTVKEYALLEYLLINKNRVINRAKIAEAVWGIGFNRGTNLIDVYINYVRTKVDKGFPRQLIHTVVGMGYILKDE from the coding sequence ATGAATATTCTGCTAATAGAAGACGAAGCTGGTGTTTCCAATTTTATTAAAAAAGGACTGGAAGAAAGTCAGCACCATGTAACCCTGGCATACGAAGGTGCTATGGGGCTTCAGCTAGCTATGGAGCAGGATTTTGATTTGATTATTTTAGATGTAATCCTTCCGCAGGTGAACGGCTTTGAAATATGTTCCGAAATAAAGCGTTTTAAGCCGGAAATTCCGGTTTTAATGCTAACGGCACTCTCCACTATACAGGATAAGCTAAAAGGCTTTGATAAGGGGGCAGATGACTATCTTACCAAACCGTTTCATTTCGAAGAGTTATTGGCAAGGATTAATGCTCTAAGTCGGAGAAATCAAAATAGCCTTCCGGTACTAACGTATACTGCAGACGATCTTGTAATGGATTGCTATAAGAAAGTTGTAAAAAGGGCCGGGCAGGAGATTACACTAACTGTAAAGGAATATGCTTTGCTAGAATATCTTCTGATAAATAAAAACAGAGTTATTAACCGTGCGAAAATAGCGGAAGCAGTATGGGGGATAGGCTTTAACAGGGGAACCAATCTTATAGATGTCTATATTAACTACGTAAGGACGAAAGTAGATAAAGGCTTTCCGAGGCAACTTATACATACCGTAGTTGGAATGGGGTACATACTGAAAGACGAATAG